The nucleotide sequence TATAAAAAGCCACCCCCGGTTTACTTACAGAATCGGGGCTCACCAAACTGGCGGTATACATATCAATCCCATAAAACTGCCCAACATAGCTTCCTTTGGCATTCGGCTGCGCGTACACAGTCAGACGGGGATCCTGCACAGGGAACAAGGATTTCTTTCCCTTCAGAAAATCGACAAACACATTGCTTACCGCGTAATCGTTTCTGTTGGCCAATGTAGTTGCCTTATAAAACGGGGCTTGATTAGGGGCATTCGTCTCGAAAGCAAGTAAAGCATTATCGTCATTACTTTCGAATACAGGGTAGAGTCCGGGATTACTAATGATTTCCTGCATGCGGGCATCTGCCTCACTTAATTTATGTCTCACCCTATTGGCAATACGAATACTTAGCGAGTTGGCAAATTTTTTCCATTTCAATGCGTTACCCTTATAAATTGCATCCCCACTAGCAAAAGCAGAAGAAGAAGTATTAATCTGATCAGAAGCCTCCTTCAGTTCTTTCAGCAAGTCCTTATAAATATCCTGCTGGGTGGCATACTGAGCATAAATTATGCCCTGGTCTGCCTTGCCGGCATCAAAGGTTGAGTTGGTTCCCCCATACGAACTGTATGGAATATCACCCCAAATGTCTGTCATAACCTGATATGTAAATACTTTCAAGATACGTGCTACTGCAATCTGATTATTATTGTCTCCATTCTGAGCTGCCTGCGCCCTGGTTGTTTCATTACTGTTCAACCGGATAATCTCATCGAGGTTACTTTGAGCCAGATAGAGATTTTTCCAGGAATCGTTTCCTGAAGAACTAATCCAGTAGTAACGATCTGCATCTGTATAGGTGTTGTTTGCCAGCCACTGCACATACAAGTCGGAACGACCTATGGACAAATTGGTAGACCGGATCTCGTCGACGATACTTTTTTCCACATACGCAATCAGACTTTGAGTCGGGACCGTTTCCGGACTGTTAGGATTCTTGTTGATTGCTTCAAAGTCTGAGCAGGAAGTAGTAAGAACTAACAATAACGCTGCTATAAAATTTACACTATTTATTCGTTTCATTTCACTGTTCTTTTAATGGTTAAAACTTGGCACTGATATTGAATCCATAGGTAATAGGCGAAGGAATATTTCCCCCATCCAGTCCTTGAATATTACCTGAACTCTGCGTAAAATCGGGATCGTAGTTTTTGTTTGCTTTCCAAATAGTCCACACATTGTTTGCAAACACAGAAAATCTCAACTCTTTTACAGCAGTATCCGCCAAACGAGGAATGGTATACCCTGCTGTAATCTCTCTCAGTTTCACGTAATCCGATTTAAACACGTTCTGCGCCTGTACTCCGCTGCTGTAAGAGCGTCCCCATTCAAAGGCAGATACATTTTTATCATTCAGACGAGTGTTTGAAACGGTATATGTACCATCGGCATTGTAGGTTACAGTACCTTGTACGCCATCCAGCACCAGCCCGTTTTCACGGATACCATTGGCTGCAGTCTCTTCCAATGTCCCGGAATACATTCCGTATTGTTGGGTAATGGAATAAAAGGATCCCCCTTTACGCACATCAATCAGAAAGCCCGCATCGAAGTTTTTGTACTGGAAACTGTTGCGTACTCCTCCAAGCCAATCAGGCAATACACTACCCAAACCTTCTGTTTGAGCCGTTTTGGCATAAACACCATTGGAAGCCACAACTTTATTTCCATCCGTATCATATACATAATTGTATCCCATTAATTCACCGTAAGGACGACCAACTGTCGCATGCAAGGCAACGAATGAAGAGGCTATTTGCAGTGTTTTCAACTGATCGTTCAGCTTTTCTACCTTGTTATTGTTTTTCGACCAGTTGAAAATAGCTTCCCATCGGAAATCTTTAGTCTGCACCGGAACAATATTCAATACGACTTCCACCCCTTTGTTACTTATTTCGCCGGCATTCATCCACTGGCTGGTGTATCCGCTGGAAACGGCCAAAGGCACCTGCATAATCTGATTCTTAGTAAGGTTATTATAATAGGTAAAGTCTACGCCCACTCTGTTATTCAACAATTTTAGCTCCAGACCCGCCTCAACCGAGTTGGTTAGCTCGGGCTTCAAATGGGCATTGTTCAAAATCACATCTTGACCGTAATTGGGAACACCACCAAAGGAACTGTTTTTGTACTCGTACGTACGTGATAAGCTATACGGATCTGTATCGTTCCCAACCTGAGCCCATCCCAGACGCACTTTTCCGAAGTTCAACCATGAGATAGCCTTAACCGGTTCAAGCTCGGTGAAGATAAAGCTTCCTGAAAAAGAAGGGTAGAAATAAGAATTCTCTCCGGAAGGCAACGTAGATGACCAGTCATTACGGAAAGTAGCGTCAGCAAAAAGAAGGCTTTTCCAACCAAGGGATACACTTCCCAGCACAGAACGAATTTCTTTCCGGTAAGTCTTGTCCGTTATAAGTACACTCGTTGCATTACTCAGGTTATAGTATTCGGGGATAATAAGTCCACCTTGCGTTTCTCCGTTATTGATATTGCGTCGCTGATGCATCAGGTTAGTTCCTATAAATGCATTCAGCGTGAAATTTTTTAATGCCGTACCATAATGAAGCATCGCTTCATAGTTGAATTCCTGAAAGCGCTGAACCTTTTCACTGTACATAGAGGTTGTACGGGAATAGACAGCTATACGATCTTCCACCGAATAAGTATATACATCTCCGTGTACCTTCGCAGTAGCTTTCAATCCTTTGGCGATATTCCATTCCAGTCCGGCATTACCATATACCCGGTCGCGTTTCTCATCCGAGTAACTTGTATACGAAGACCAGTAAGGATTATCAATATATTTGGCTTTCAGATTGTTCCAGGAAATAACATTCCAAAGACGCTGTGAGCCGTCCGGACGCATGTAATCCGACAGTTCTTTGTAATCCACCTGTGTTTGTCCCCACGAATACGCTTGTGTAATCACATTACGGTTGGAAGTCCCCGTCCAGGGACGGCCTACAACACCTGTGTTCATATAGTTTATGGAGGAAGAAAACAAGAAATTCTTATGTTTCAGGCTACCGCTTGCGCTAAGATTATTACGCGAAAGCTTTGAATTTGGAGTTGTGCCTGTAGCTGTCCGGTTCGTATAAGAAACGCGGTAGTTAGCAATATCATTTCCTCCGCGAACCGAAATATTATTATCAAAAGCAACACCTGTTTTGAAATAATACATTAAATCATGCTCAGGATATTTCCACTCGGAAGTTTTAAGGTAGCGGGATTCGTCCTCTGGATACAGATTCTCCCAAGAAAGCACCTGCTGTCCATCATACTTTGGTCCCCAACTTTCGTCAATGGCATAAGCCGGCACATTGTATGCCTGTCCGTTGATAGTAACCTGATTAAAGGTCTGCTGATTACTAGCCCCACCACCGTACAACTTCTGCATAGGAGCAAAACTACTTCTGAGCTGATTCTCGAGACTGATACCCGTACTGAGAGAAATCTCTGTTTTGTTTTTATTCGTTCCCTTTTTGGTTGTAATAAGAATCACGCCGTTGTTGGCACGTGAACCATACAGGGCTGTTGCCGAAGCTCCTTTTAAGACCGACATACTTTCAATATCGTCCGGGTTAATATCTGCAGCCGTATTACCATAGTCTTTTTCTCCGTAACCAATAGCGGTTGTATTGCTTCCCAATTGAGAATTGTCAATGGGTGTCCCATCAATTACATACAAAGGTTGGTTATTTCCCAAAACGGAACTTACACCGCGAACCAACACCCGACTCGATCCACCCAAGGCTCCTCCGGAAGTAATAACCTGCAAACCAGCCACCTTTCCTGAAAGCAGACCGATGGCATTTGTCTGACGGGATTTAGTCAGTTCCGCCCCTTTAACATCCTGTACGGAATAACTTAAAGCCTTTTTCTCTCTGGAAATTCCTAACGCAGTTACTACTACTTCATCGATAGAAATCAGGTCTGGAAAAAGAATAAATCGAAGATCTTTCCCAACTGTTGCATTTATTTCCTGTGTCTTGTATCCGAGTGAAGAAGCAACAATCGTTGCCTTGCTATCGCCAAGATTTATTGAGAACCTGCCGTCCACATCGGTTACAACCCCATTGGTTTTTCCCTTTTCATACACTGTTACAAAAGGGATTGGACTATTGTCCTCGCCATTAATAACCTGACCTTTTACTGTAATCTGCGCCCCGGCTTTGGCCAGTATTAACAGTGAAAAAACAAGGAACAAGGCTCTTCTGAAGAATTCTTTGTTTCGCATATACTATCTATTTTAATTGATTCATTTCTTGAGGCAAAGATATGTTGGACAACATATTCTGGAAATACCACACGTATGGTATATTTATAAATTGTAATTGTCGGTAAAAAGAGTTAATATTGCAGCAAATCTGACAAAGCATAAAAACCATAATTAAATTAAACATGAAGTACGATGTTGCTATAATCGGAGGGGGACCTGCCGGATACACTGCTGCAGAAAAAGCCGCAGCCAAGGGACTCTCTACTATTTTATTCGAAAAAAACGCGCTGGGGGGCGTTTGCCTAAACGAAGGATGTGTACCTACAAAAACTCTGCTTTACTCGGCCAAAGTTTATGATACAATCAAACATGCCTCCAAATACGGCATCTCAGCCGAAAGCTTTTCATTCGATCTGGACAAGATTATTGCCAGGAAAAATAAAATAATCAAAAAACTTACCGGAGGAATCAAACTAAAGATGAAAGAGCACGGCGTAACCATGATACAGGGAGAAGCATGCATTGAAGGGCGTAGCGAAGATGGAACCGTTTCCATTACTTGTCTTGGCGAAACCTACGAAGCGTCTAATCTGTTGATATGCTCCGGTTCGGAAACCGTAATTCCGCCCATTCCCGGACTAAGCGACACGAGCTACTGGACCAACAAAGAAGCTCTTTTATCCAAAGAACTTCCATCATCCCTTATTATAATAGGTGGAGGTGTGATTGGCATGGAGTTTGCCTCTTTCTTCAACAGCATGGGTACCGAAGTACATGTGGTTGAGATGCTGGATGAGATTCTGGGAGGAATGGATCGCGAAATTTCGGCGATGCTTCGGGCTGAATATACAAAAAAGGGTATTAAATTTTATATGGGTCATACTGTTACGGCTGTTAACGGAAATGAAGTTGAAATAAAAAAAGACGGAGAAACCTTTTTGCTTTCAGGAGAAAAGATTTTGGTTAGTGTTGGAAGGCGCCCTGTATCAAAGGGATTCGGTTTAGAATCATTGAATTTAGAAATGAACCGAAACGGAATAAAGGTAAATCCCTACTTGCAGACCTCTCTTCCTAATGTGTATGCCTGCGGTGATATTACCGGGTTTTCTCTGCTGGCGCATACCGCCGTTAGCGAAGCCGAACTTGCGGTTAAACATCTTTTAGGCAAAGCGCCTGCAGGAATGAACTATAATACTGTCCCCGGAGTTGTTTACACTAATCCGGAAGTGGCCGGTGTGGGTAGAACAGAAGAACAACTAATGTTGGAAGGAACAGAATATGTTGTTAAAAAGCTACCGATGGCCTTTTCGGGAAGGTTTGTGGCAGAAAACGAGCAAGGCAACGGATTATGTAAAATCCTCCTTGCCACAGACGGAACCATTTTGGGAGCTCATCTGCTGGGCAACCCGGCTTCCGAGCTGATTGTCAATTTGGGAATGGCTATCGAGAAGAAAATGACAGGCGACCAACTTAATTCAATTATTTTTCCTCATCCAACTGTAGGAGAAATAATAAAGGAGACTTTATTTGCGTAGAATTGCCTACCTTTGTACCCGAAATTCATAACATATACTAATTGGGTACAATTGCAGCCATACAAGCAAACGGGACCGGCGGATTCGAAGGATTTGTCGGAATACGACTCTGGGATGGACAACTGATTGACGATGTAATGTTCGCATTACTCGTTGTTCAGCTGTCCGTCTTTGCCATTGTATACCGCAGTTACTTACGTCATTTTATAAAGATGGTAAAAGACGTGTTTCTTGTAAAAGAACGTCACAGCCTTTTTACACAAACAGTTTCCAACGACGGCTTCTTCAGAAACTTCATGATTTACCAGTCCCTGCTATTGTGCACATTGGCAATCTACTCCATAGCCCGGGCGTATGGGTATATCTCTCATTTAAGTGAAAAACAGCTCCTGCTAACCATCGGAGCCATCTTTAGCATTGCCTTTCTTTTTTTTCAGTTCAAACAATTACTATATATACTACTGGGAGTAATCATTGGCGATCACTATAAATACAAACTGTGGAAAACAAGTTATAACGCTATTATCGGACTTTGGGGTGTTCTTTTATATCTTCCCGTATTATGGCTTTCATTTGTGGGATCGTACACCCTAATACCCATAATATTGTTTATAATTCTCTATATATTATGTCGATTTGCAATTATTTACAAAACGATTAGGATATTTTATAAGAAAAACAACGATTTATTCTACTTAAGTTTGTACCTTTGCGGCCAAGAAATTTTACCTCTGGTATTTTTGTACGAAGGTTTGACTTATTTGTATAACTTTATCGAGACAAGTACTTTATGGCATTGAAGATAAAAAAATTATTGGTCTCACAACCCAAGCCTGCAACCGAGAAATCTCCGTATTTCGATATCGCAGAGAAATATGGTGTGGAAATTGATTTCCGCCCATTTTTTAAAGTAGAACCTTTATCATCTAAAGAGTTCAGACAACAAAAAATTACAATACTAGATCATACCGCTGTAATTTTTACGTCGCGGCATGCAATCAATTACTTCTTCCATTTATGTGAAGAATTACGCGTGAGCATACCTGAAACAATGAAATATTTCTGCATAACAGAAGCAATTGCTGTTTATTTGCAAAAATACATTGTTTACCGTAAACGTAAAATCTTTTTTAGTCAAACTGGAAAAGTGGATGATCTGGGAGTAATCGTTGGCAAACATGCTAAGGAGAAATACCTTGTACCTGTTTCCGACGTGCACAAGGAAGATTTACTGTCTTTACTTGAAACTAAAAAGATTTCCTTTACAAAAGCCGTGATGTACCGTACCGTAAGCAACGACTTCACCGATGATGAAAAGTTTGATTACGACATGCTTGTATTTTTCAGTCCGTCCGGGATTTCTTCGTTATTTAAGAATTTCCCCAATTTCGACCAGAAAGATATAAAGATAGGATGTTTCGGACCTACTACAGCGAAAGCCGTAAAAGACGCCGGATTACGTCTGGACGTTGAAGCTCCGACGCCTGAAGCTCCTTCAATGACAGCTGCTCTGGAGCAGTATCTGAAGAAACAGATGTCAGAAAAAGGATGACAATAAAAAGGTTCACCCTTTCAAAAGAAGAACGCCTTTCGTGGAAACGTCATATTGATCTGTTGTTTGCTGAGGGTCATTCATTTATGGCCTTTCCACTAAGGGTGGTATATCTTCCGGTTGAAGAAAAGGACCTGTCTTCGCAGGTCGCGATTATGGTGAGTGTACCTAAAAAGAAATTCAAGCGCGCCAATAAGCGTAACCTGATAAAAAGACTGGTTCGGGAAGCATACCGCATACATAAATATGAGCTGACAGAGCCCCTTGAAGAAAAAAATACAAGAATGCTTGTTGCCTTTCTCTATGTGGATAAAGAGATCAGAACCTTTACCGAAATAGAAAAAGCGATGGGTAAAGCCCTGAAAGCGCTAAAAGATAAATGAAGAAATTCTTCACCTATATCCTGTTACTGCCGGTTTATTTCTATAAATATTTTATTTCACCCATGACTCCGGCAGCGTGCAGGTTTACTCCAACCTGCTCCGAATACGCAGTGCAGGCACTAAAGAAACACGGTCCTTTTAAAGGACTATACCTGGCAATTAAAAGAATTCTCCGCTGTAATCCCTGGGGAGGTAGCGGTTACGATCCGGTTCCCTGACATGGATTATTTCGATATACATACCCATCGCCTTCCTGATAAAGAGAAAGAAATTCTGTTTATACTGAATTGCATGCCGGACAACGGCAACCCTCTCTCCGATCAGCTTGTTTCAGATTTTCGCGGCTATTATTCCATAGGAATTCATCCCGGATACATCGCCGACACCGAACGTCAGCTTCAGGAGGTTCGTGAATCCTGTACTCACCGGCTCGTTATTGCCATTGGAGAAGCTGGATTGGACAAACTGGCCGACGCATTTCTTCCCGAACAGATAAAGATATTCAAAATTCAGGCGCTGCTGGCAGAAGAATTCAGCAAGCCTCTCATTATTCACTGCGTGAAAGCCTGGGCAGAACTTATTTCAGTCAAGAAGGAGTTGAAACCTAAGATGCCATGGATAATCCATGGCTTTCGCGGAAATGGACAATTGGCCGGTCAGCTTATTAAGCAAGGATTCTATCTCTCCTTCGGAGGTTTGTTTAATCCGGAAGCACTGCAAAAGGAGTATTTAAACCGCATACTGGCAGAAACCGACAACAGCGATCTGTCTATCTGCAACGTGTATCAGCGGCTTGCCACATCCATGCAGATAGATGCAGTGCTATTTTCCAACACATTAAGAGATAATGTTCGCAAGGTTTTTGCTATCTGATTTAAAAAATAAGTCGTAACTTTGCCAGCATTGAAATAACACAATAATTATATACGATGAATTTTGTTGAAGAATTAAGATGGAGAGGCATGATTCATGACATGATGCCTGGTACAGAAGAACAGTTACAAAAAGAGATGACATCTGCTTATGTGGGCATCGACCCTACCGCAGATTCTTTACATATTGGACACCTTGTTGGAGTAATGATGTTAAAACACCTGCAGCGTGCTGGTCACCGCCCTATCGCATTGATAGGCGGAGCAACAGGTATGATTGGTGACCCATCTTTAAAATCCGCAGAGCGTAATTTGCTGGACGAAGCGACCCTGCGTCACAACCAGGATAGCATCAAAAACCAGCTGGCCAAGTTTTTGGATTTCGATTCGGACGCACCTAACGCAGCCAAGCTGGTTAATAACTACGACTGGATGAAAGATTATTCTTTCCTAAATTTCATTCGCGATATCGGCAAACACCTTACGGTAAACTACATGATGTCTAAAGACTCTGTAAAGAAACGCCTCAGCTCCGAATCGAACGTAGGGATGTCTTTCACCGAATTTTCCTACCAATTGCTTCAGGGCTATGACTTCCTTTATCTGTATCAGCACGAAGGATGTCGCCTGCAAATGGGAGGTTCGGACCAGTGGGGTAATATCACTACCGGAACTGAATTAATCAGACGCAAACAGGGAGGCGAAGCTTTTGCTCTTACCTGTCCGCTTATTACAAAGGCTGATGGAGGTAAATTTGGCAAAACGGAATCAGGTAATGTTTGGCTGGACCGCCGCTATACTTCTCCTTATAAATTCTATCAGTTTTGGTTAAATGTTAGTGATGCCGATGCAGCCAAATACATCAAAATCTTTACTGCACTGGAAAAAGAAGGAATAATCGCGCTGGAAGCAGAACAAGCAGCAGCACCACATCTTCGTCCTTTACAAAAACGTCTGGCCAAAGAGGTAACAGTTATGGTTCACTCTGAAGAAGATTATAATGCAGCGGTAGAAGCTTCCAATATTTTGTTCGGCAACTCCACCTCTGACGCTTTGAAGAAAATTGACGAAGACACTTTGTTGGCTGTATTCGAAGGTGTTCCTCAATTCGAAGTATCGAAAGAAGATATGGGCGCAGGAATCAAAGCGGTTGATCTGCTTACAGAAAAGGCACCTGTCTTTCCTTCAAAAGGTGAAATGCGCAAGTTGGTTCAAAGCGGAGGAGTAAGTGTAAACAAGGAGAAGCTTGTGCAACCAGATGAATTAATTACAGAAGATTCCTTGCTAAACAGCAAGTACTTACTGGTTCAAAAGGGAAAGAAGAACTACTTTTTGCTCATCGTAAAGTAAAAATTTGAACGAGATACTTGCAAAATAAAAATAAATGTTTACCTTTGCAACGCTTTAGAATAAAGCATCGGATTGTCTCATGGTGTAATGGTAGCACTACAGTTTTTGGTTCTGTCTGTCGAAGTTCGAATCTTCGTGAGACAACAATCTAAGAAAAGAAAAGCGTTAAGGATTTAATCCTTGACGCTTTTCTTATTTAATATATCCTTCGTCTTTTGTCGCTGATCCCAAAAAAACTATATTTGCAAAATCAATTATCAATTGACGCCATATACAATATTCAAAACGAAACAATATGTATTTACGAAAAGGATTTATTCTTTCTCTCATGGCCATACTGTTGGCACTCCCTTGCATGGCACAAAACAAGTATGAAACAAGAATCACTTCCGCCGACGGAGAAAAATGGTGGGGAGGAATGGTTGCTTTGGGTTCAAAAATGCCATTCGACGGAAACCTTCGTCTGGTAGACCTGGCTTCCGAGAATCTAAATAATCAGAACGTGCCTCTGTTTCTGTCCTCCAAGGGCCGTTTTATCTGGAGCGATAAGCCATTCTCTTTTAAAACGGAAAACGGTCAGTTACATATTTATTCCGAATACGAAAAAGTAACCCCTGTACAGGCAGGCAAAACATTAAAGGATGCCTATAGGACCGCCTCTTCCAAATTTTTCCCGCCTTCGGGTAAACTGCCGGATCCTTTATTCTTTTCCATGCCGCAATACAACACATGGATTGAACTTATGTACAACCAAAATCAGGAAGACATTCTGAAATATGCCGATAATGTACTTAAAAACAATTTCCCGGTAGGTGTTTTTATGGTAGACGATAACTGGCAGAAATATTATGGAAACTTCGACTTCAAACCAGAACGTTTCGCGGATCCTAAAGGAATGATTGATCGTTTGCACAAAGACGGATTCCGCATTATGTTATGGATATGCCCCTTCGTAAGTCCGGACAGTCCCGAATTCAGGGAGCTTCAGAAAAAGGGCTATCTGATAAAAAAGAAAGGAACTAACGAGGCTGCTATTATTCCCTGGTGGAATGGATATAGTGCCTGCTACGATTTAAGCAACCCACAAGCTGTATCACATCTGAAAGGGAACTTGAAGAATTTACAAGAAAAATATGGAGTCGACGGTTTTAAATTTGATGCCGGAGATGTAAGTCATTTTAATGACCCGACTCTTGAGTTTTACGATAAAGCGGCAACCTCTGTTGATATGTGTCAGTATTGGGCAAAGATTGGGCTGGACTTCCCGTTCAATGAATATCGCGCAGGCTGGAAGATGGGTGGTCAGGCATTGGTGCAGCGACTGGGAGATAAGGATTACTCCTGGGATGCCGTAGGTCTGCTGATCACGGACATGATTTCCGCTGGTTTACTTGGATATGCCTATACATGCCCGGATATGATCGGAGGAGGCCAATTTGGTTCATTCTTAGATATCGATCAGACGAAGCTGGACCAGGAATTAATTGTCCGTTCTTGTCAGGTTCACGCATTAATGCCTATGATGCAATTCTCTGTTGCTCCGTGGCGTATCCTTGACGAAAAACATTTAGCCATATGCCGCAGTTATGCATCCCTACACGAAAAGATGGGTAACTATATACTCGAACAAGCCCATCAGTCGGCAAAAAACGGAGAACCAATAATCAGGCATATGGAATACGAATTCCCGAATCAGGGTTTTGCCGAATGTAAAGATCAGTTTATGTTGGGAGACAGGTATCTGGTAGCTCCTGTTTTGACTAAAGAGCATACGCGCAAGGTTGTTCTTCCCAAAGGTTTGTGGAAAGACGACACCGGCAAAAAATTCAAAGGACCAAAAACTATCGAAGTGAATGCTCCTTTGGAGCGATTACCTTACTATGAACGAATCATTTCGCTTTAATAAAAAGAGAGGGCGCCCTGATAGGCGTCCTCTCTTTTTATCTTATAATTTTACAATCAGCGTTTCTCCGTCTTTCATACTCTTTCGTATTACTTTTCCTTTTTCAGGTTTAATCACAACAACTATGTTTGTTTTGTTTCGGGAGACTTCTATATCCGCGCTATTACCAAAGGCGTTCATTTTCTTTAACGACATCTCGTTCCATTCTTTGGGGAGACGGGGAGTGAGGGAAAAGGAATGAAGTCCGGTTGGACGGATACCGAAAAGTCCTTCGGTGATAATCCGGCAGTATAATCCGCTTTCGGCCGACAAATGGCGTTGGTCTCCTTCCGGCCAGGCTTCGATGGGATAGGGCACATGTTCGCCAAGCAAACGGTGTTCCGAGTAATATTTGAGGTAATCCGTTGCTTTTTCGGTTTCGCCGCAAGCATAAACACCCCTAAGCGCGTACAAAGTAGAACGATCCCAGAAGGTTTCGCTTCCAGCCTGGGTAAGCAATCCCTCTTTAGTCCATAAACGAGGCGAAAACAACGCCTTGATTGTCTCTGCCTTTCGGTCATAGATGCCAACTGTAAGCGGCATACATATCCACGAACGGAGCACCTCATTCCCTTCGTAATACCGATAGGTTTCAAAACCCTCTACCTTCGCTCCAAAATAGGCATCCATATTTGTACGAAGTACACCAGCCTGCTTTGCATAAGACGACAGCTTGTTTGCGGGTTTCCCTAAATCTTTTCCCAGATAAACAGCCGATAGTAAGGCATCGTAATACAGAGACGAGGTACACAGATTGGCCTTGCCGGCAGGGAAACGTCCTTCCAGTTCGTCGGCATCCGACTTTACCACACCCTGTTCGTTCAGGTTACGGCAGCAATACTCCA is from uncultured Macellibacteroides sp. and encodes:
- a CDS encoding TatD family hydrolase — translated: MDYFDIHTHRLPDKEKEILFILNCMPDNGNPLSDQLVSDFRGYYSIGIHPGYIADTERQLQEVRESCTHRLVIAIGEAGLDKLADAFLPEQIKIFKIQALLAEEFSKPLIIHCVKAWAELISVKKELKPKMPWIIHGFRGNGQLAGQLIKQGFYLSFGGLFNPEALQKEYLNRILAETDNSDLSICNVYQRLATSMQIDAVLFSNTLRDNVRKVFAI
- the tyrS gene encoding tyrosine--tRNA ligase: MNFVEELRWRGMIHDMMPGTEEQLQKEMTSAYVGIDPTADSLHIGHLVGVMMLKHLQRAGHRPIALIGGATGMIGDPSLKSAERNLLDEATLRHNQDSIKNQLAKFLDFDSDAPNAAKLVNNYDWMKDYSFLNFIRDIGKHLTVNYMMSKDSVKKRLSSESNVGMSFTEFSYQLLQGYDFLYLYQHEGCRLQMGGSDQWGNITTGTELIRRKQGGEAFALTCPLITKADGGKFGKTESGNVWLDRRYTSPYKFYQFWLNVSDADAAKYIKIFTALEKEGIIALEAEQAAAPHLRPLQKRLAKEVTVMVHSEEDYNAAVEASNILFGNSTSDALKKIDEDTLLAVFEGVPQFEVSKEDMGAGIKAVDLLTEKAPVFPSKGEMRKLVQSGGVSVNKEKLVQPDELITEDSLLNSKYLLVQKGKKNYFLLIVK
- a CDS encoding glycoside hydrolase family 31 protein yields the protein MYLRKGFILSLMAILLALPCMAQNKYETRITSADGEKWWGGMVALGSKMPFDGNLRLVDLASENLNNQNVPLFLSSKGRFIWSDKPFSFKTENGQLHIYSEYEKVTPVQAGKTLKDAYRTASSKFFPPSGKLPDPLFFSMPQYNTWIELMYNQNQEDILKYADNVLKNNFPVGVFMVDDNWQKYYGNFDFKPERFADPKGMIDRLHKDGFRIMLWICPFVSPDSPEFRELQKKGYLIKKKGTNEAAIIPWWNGYSACYDLSNPQAVSHLKGNLKNLQEKYGVDGFKFDAGDVSHFNDPTLEFYDKAATSVDMCQYWAKIGLDFPFNEYRAGWKMGGQALVQRLGDKDYSWDAVGLLITDMISAGLLGYAYTCPDMIGGGQFGSFLDIDQTKLDQELIVRSCQVHALMPMMQFSVAPWRILDEKHLAICRSYASLHEKMGNYILEQAHQSAKNGEPIIRHMEYEFPNQGFAECKDQFMLGDRYLVAPVLTKEHTRKVVLPKGLWKDDTGKKFKGPKTIEVNAPLERLPYYERIISL